In Archangium violaceum, the following are encoded in one genomic region:
- a CDS encoding DNA topoisomerase 3: MGDGGRGVLAVVAEKPSMARDIARALGAREQDEGCYRGNGYVVTWAIGHLVGLAQPHEMRPEWKRWQRELLPMLPREWPLVVEEKTASQFKVVRRVMNAPEVDTVVCATDAGREGELIFRYIYEAAGCRKPVRRLWVSSLTEGAIRDGFRSLKPGRDYEPLADAAKGRSRADWLVGMNLSRLYTLAGGDTLSVGRVQTPTLAMVVERELAIRDFVPKDYLEIVATFGPAGPEGPQGHYQGTWFRPAEPGKEKEWDAREARRLSADGEEAERIVERVKVGRAAVESVTAETKRMAPPLLYDLTELQRHANRLYGYSAQRTLELAQALYEKHKLLSYPRTSSRHLSKQIAETLPDVVNAIRAPWEALLAPGTGQRPLGRRFVDDAKVTDHHAIIPTATSPEGARLSQEERRIYELVCRRLLAAWHEDFVWSVTTVITAVAAKDGSEVDRFQSTGTMVERQGWKVLDVGGGQKAPKPREAGKKEGEAEAEEPEDEQELPSGLAKGQARSVREVKPVTKRTRPPPRLTDASLLTAMETAGRALDDKELADAMRESGLGTPATRAAIIETLLDRGYLVRRGKSFEATEKGIALIRVVHPDVKSPAMTGQWEAWLQRIERGSGDLDSFLRGIEAYVIEVVGKVPPNLPMPPPTTPRPPGEGRGEGTRTPPRLAPRESPLPLGEGQGEGLPRSPRPTARPSLTLVAPNARPERKPREPTPPSALRGLLKEVYGFSDFRPYQEAVCRAATEGKDLLLVMPTGAGKSLCYQLPGLARAGTTLVISPLIALMEDQVARLQSLGLAAERIHSGRDRATSRQVCAEYLEGRLDFLFIAPERLGVPGFVELLARRTPALVAVDEAHCISQWGHDFRPDYRLLGARLPMLRPAPVVALTATATPGVQRDIVQQLGLKGTGSAPARTFIHGFRRTNIAIEVRELNPSQRADAIRELLAEPAHRPAIVYAATRKHAERYTEELGAEFRTGTYHAGMSATERDEVQTRFLGGRLEVIVATTAFGMGIDKADVRTVVHAALPASVEGYYQELGRAGRDGKPSRAVLLHSFIDRRTHEFFHQRDYPEPSMLERIFRATREEPEPKESLAARVRMDSEVFDKALEQLWIHGGVEMTPDEAVKRGRPGWMAAYTTQREHKQSQLEHMARYAESHGCRMRHLVEHFGDVQDTGAACGLCDVCAPESCATLRFGEPSASEAQALARILGTLHERDAQATGRLHRELFGEALPRRDFERLLGGLVRAGLVRLSEDTFEKDGQNITFQRVTLTPEGRKTREPAPGQVQLPRPPDEAPARKRRGSRAKGFSAAGGSRRTSRRKGAASGGRKKRSAPARTEVEYDYEFEGDMAERVEVPRAPRGREALARALDRSRRSGATLGVSTASPQLVEALRTWRLAEARKRRVPAFRILTDKVLGAIATARPRDGAALQRIHGVGPKLAERYGDTILALVGRVPS, from the coding sequence ATGGGTGACGGAGGACGGGGCGTGCTGGCCGTGGTGGCGGAGAAGCCATCCATGGCGCGCGACATCGCGCGGGCGCTGGGGGCTCGCGAGCAGGACGAGGGGTGCTACCGAGGCAACGGCTACGTGGTGACGTGGGCCATCGGGCATCTGGTGGGACTGGCGCAGCCGCACGAGATGAGGCCGGAGTGGAAGCGCTGGCAGCGCGAGCTGCTGCCCATGTTGCCGCGCGAGTGGCCGCTGGTGGTGGAGGAGAAGACGGCGAGCCAGTTCAAGGTGGTGCGCCGGGTGATGAACGCGCCCGAGGTGGACACCGTGGTGTGCGCCACGGACGCCGGGCGCGAGGGCGAGCTCATCTTCCGCTACATCTACGAGGCGGCCGGGTGCCGCAAGCCGGTGCGGCGGCTCTGGGTGTCCTCGCTGACGGAGGGGGCCATCCGGGACGGCTTCCGCTCGCTGAAGCCGGGGCGTGACTACGAGCCGCTGGCGGATGCCGCGAAGGGGCGCAGCCGGGCGGACTGGCTGGTGGGGATGAACCTGTCGCGCCTGTACACGCTGGCGGGCGGGGACACGCTGTCGGTGGGGCGGGTGCAGACGCCGACGCTGGCCATGGTGGTGGAGCGCGAGCTGGCCATCCGCGACTTCGTCCCGAAGGACTACCTGGAGATTGTCGCCACGTTCGGTCCGGCGGGCCCCGAGGGACCCCAGGGCCACTACCAAGGCACCTGGTTCCGACCCGCCGAGCCGGGGAAGGAGAAGGAGTGGGACGCGCGCGAGGCGCGGCGTCTGTCGGCGGATGGCGAGGAGGCCGAGCGCATCGTCGAGCGGGTGAAGGTGGGCCGGGCGGCGGTGGAGTCCGTCACCGCCGAGACGAAGCGGATGGCTCCGCCGTTGCTCTACGATTTGACGGAGCTGCAGCGCCACGCCAACCGGCTGTATGGCTATAGCGCCCAGCGCACGCTGGAGCTGGCGCAGGCGCTGTACGAGAAGCACAAGCTGCTGAGCTACCCACGTACCTCCAGCCGGCACCTGTCGAAGCAGATAGCGGAGACGCTGCCGGACGTGGTGAACGCCATCCGCGCGCCCTGGGAGGCGCTGCTCGCGCCCGGCACCGGACAGCGCCCGCTGGGAAGGCGCTTCGTGGACGACGCGAAGGTGACGGACCACCACGCCATCATTCCCACGGCGACCTCGCCGGAGGGCGCGAGGCTGTCGCAGGAGGAGCGGCGCATCTACGAGCTCGTCTGCCGGCGGCTGCTGGCGGCGTGGCACGAGGACTTCGTCTGGTCGGTGACGACGGTCATCACCGCCGTCGCGGCGAAGGACGGGTCGGAGGTGGACCGCTTCCAGAGCACGGGCACGATGGTGGAGCGCCAGGGCTGGAAGGTGCTGGACGTGGGAGGAGGGCAGAAGGCGCCGAAGCCGCGCGAGGCGGGAAAGAAGGAGGGCGAGGCGGAGGCGGAGGAGCCCGAGGACGAGCAGGAGTTGCCGTCGGGACTGGCGAAGGGGCAGGCGCGCTCGGTGCGGGAGGTGAAGCCGGTGACGAAGCGGACGAGACCGCCGCCCCGGCTCACGGACGCGAGCCTGCTGACGGCGATGGAGACGGCGGGGAGGGCGCTGGACGACAAGGAGCTGGCGGACGCGATGCGGGAGTCGGGGCTGGGGACACCGGCGACGCGCGCGGCGATCATCGAGACCCTGCTCGACCGTGGCTATCTGGTGAGGAGGGGCAAGTCGTTCGAGGCGACGGAGAAGGGGATCGCGCTCATCCGGGTGGTGCATCCGGACGTGAAGAGCCCTGCGATGACGGGACAGTGGGAGGCCTGGCTGCAGCGAATCGAGCGGGGCAGCGGAGACCTGGACTCGTTCCTGAGAGGAATCGAGGCCTACGTCATCGAAGTCGTCGGCAAGGTGCCGCCCAATCTGCCGATGCCGCCGCCCACCACCCCTCGCCCTCCGGGAGAGGGACGGGGTGAGGGTACACGGACCCCCCCCAGGTTGGCTCCGCGTGAATCCCCTCTCCCCCTGGGAGAGGGTCAGGGTGAGGGTCTGCCCAGGTCACCGCGCCCCACCGCGCGCCCGTCCCTCACGCTCGTTGCCCCAAATGCCCGACCCGAGCGCAAGCCCCGCGAGCCCACGCCGCCAAGCGCCCTGCGAGGGCTGCTGAAAGAGGTGTACGGCTTCTCGGACTTCCGGCCGTACCAGGAGGCGGTGTGCCGTGCGGCGACGGAGGGAAAGGACCTGCTGCTCGTCATGCCGACGGGGGCGGGCAAATCCCTCTGCTACCAGCTGCCGGGCCTGGCGCGAGCGGGGACGACGCTGGTCATCAGCCCGCTCATCGCGCTGATGGAGGACCAGGTGGCGAGGCTCCAATCGCTCGGGCTGGCGGCGGAGCGCATCCACTCGGGGCGAGACCGAGCCACCTCGCGCCAGGTGTGCGCGGAGTACTTGGAGGGGCGACTGGACTTCCTCTTCATCGCGCCCGAGCGGCTCGGGGTGCCGGGCTTCGTGGAGCTGCTGGCCCGGAGGACACCGGCGCTGGTGGCGGTGGACGAGGCCCACTGCATCTCACAGTGGGGACACGACTTCCGCCCGGACTACCGGTTGCTGGGGGCGCGGCTGCCGATGCTCCGTCCCGCGCCGGTCGTGGCGCTCACGGCGACGGCGACACCGGGGGTGCAGCGCGACATCGTCCAGCAGCTCGGGCTCAAGGGGACGGGGAGCGCGCCCGCGCGCACCTTCATCCACGGCTTCCGGCGCACCAACATCGCCATCGAGGTGCGCGAGCTCAACCCGAGCCAGCGCGCCGATGCCATCCGGGAGCTGCTGGCGGAGCCCGCGCACCGTCCGGCCATCGTCTACGCGGCCACGCGCAAGCACGCGGAGCGGTACACGGAGGAGCTCGGCGCGGAGTTCCGCACGGGCACCTACCACGCGGGCATGAGCGCGACGGAGCGCGACGAGGTGCAGACGCGTTTCCTCGGCGGCCGGCTGGAGGTCATCGTGGCGACGACGGCCTTCGGCATGGGCATCGACAAGGCGGACGTGCGCACGGTGGTGCATGCGGCGCTGCCAGCGAGCGTGGAGGGCTACTATCAGGAGCTGGGCCGCGCGGGCCGGGATGGGAAGCCCTCGAGGGCGGTGCTGCTGCACTCCTTCATCGACCGGCGCACGCACGAGTTCTTCCACCAGCGCGACTATCCCGAGCCCTCGATGCTCGAGCGCATCTTCCGCGCCACGCGGGAGGAGCCGGAGCCCAAGGAGTCGCTGGCGGCGCGGGTGCGCATGGACTCCGAGGTCTTCGACAAGGCGCTCGAGCAGCTGTGGATCCACGGTGGCGTGGAGATGACGCCGGACGAGGCCGTGAAGCGCGGACGGCCGGGCTGGATGGCGGCGTACACGACGCAGCGAGAGCACAAGCAGTCGCAGCTCGAGCACATGGCGCGCTACGCCGAGTCGCACGGGTGCAGGATGCGGCACCTGGTGGAGCACTTCGGCGACGTGCAGGACACGGGCGCGGCCTGCGGCCTGTGCGATGTCTGCGCGCCCGAGTCGTGCGCCACCCTGCGCTTCGGCGAGCCGTCCGCGTCGGAGGCGCAGGCGCTCGCGCGCATCCTCGGGACGCTCCACGAGCGCGATGCCCAGGCCACCGGCCGGCTCCACCGCGAACTGTTCGGCGAGGCCCTCCCGCGCCGCGACTTCGAGCGGCTGCTCGGGGGCCTGGTGCGCGCCGGGCTGGTGCGCCTGTCCGAGGACACCTTCGAGAAGGACGGGCAGAACATCACCTTCCAGCGCGTGACGCTCACTCCCGAGGGGCGAAAGACGCGCGAGCCCGCTCCGGGACAGGTGCAGCTGCCGAGGCCGCCAGACGAGGCCCCCGCGCGCAAACGCCGGGGCTCGCGAGCCAAGGGGTTCTCCGCGGCCGGAGGAAGCCGCCGCACGTCGCGTCGCAAGGGCGCTGCTTCCGGTGGCAGGAAGAAGCGCTCGGCTCCGGCTCGGACCGAGGTCGAGTACGACTACGAGTTCGAGGGGGACATGGCGGAGCGGGTGGAGGTGCCTCGGGCTCCTCGCGGCCGCGAGGCCCTGGCACGAGCATTGGACCGCTCCAGGCGCAGCGGGGCGACGCTCGGCGTGAGCACGGCCTCGCCGCAGCTCGTGGAGGCCCTGCGTACGTGGCGGCTCGCCGAGGCCCGCAAGCGGCGCGTCCCCGCCTTCCGCATCCTCACCGACAAGGTGCTCGGAGCCATCGCCACCGCGCGCCCTCGCGATGGTGCCGCGCTGCAACGCATCCACGGCGTGGGCCCCAAGCTGGCCGAGCGCTACGGCGACACCATCCTCGCGCTCGTCGGCCGCGTGCCATCCTGA
- a CDS encoding SDR family oxidoreductase, translating into MKLSRRGFLKGAAAFGSLWAVGCASTSTSTRESAGTAPVPRTGGKRILILGGTGFLGPQLVEAARARGHTVTLFNRGKTRPQLFPDVEKLQGDRDPKVGEGLKALEGRSWDAVIDTSGYVPRIVRASAELLAPNVGHYVFISTISVYKELPRPGMDEDSPLATVADPTDENVSENYGALKALSEKAAEAAFPGRTTVIRPGLIVGPDDPTQRFTYWPVRVARGGEVLAPGANGADPAQFIDVRDLAEFALLTVENQDIGTFNATGPARPLTMGELLEACKKASNSDATFTWADAGFLEKQNVKPWMDMPVWVPPTGEMAGMSSVSNARAVARGLKFRPVVDTARDTLAWFNGLPPERQAGLAKRAGLTPEREREVLAAWHQQHTGTSHASP; encoded by the coding sequence ATGAAGCTGTCTCGTCGAGGGTTCTTGAAGGGCGCCGCCGCGTTCGGCTCGCTCTGGGCCGTGGGTTGTGCCTCCACCTCCACCTCCACCCGGGAGAGCGCCGGGACGGCGCCCGTGCCGCGCACCGGGGGCAAGCGCATCCTGATCCTCGGGGGGACGGGGTTCCTCGGGCCCCAGCTGGTGGAGGCGGCGCGCGCGCGTGGCCACACCGTCACCCTCTTCAACCGCGGCAAGACGCGGCCCCAGCTCTTCCCGGACGTGGAGAAGCTGCAGGGGGACAGGGACCCGAAGGTGGGCGAGGGCCTGAAGGCGCTCGAGGGGCGGAGCTGGGATGCCGTCATCGACACCTCCGGCTACGTGCCCCGCATCGTGCGCGCCTCGGCGGAGCTGCTGGCGCCCAACGTGGGCCACTACGTCTTCATCTCCACCATCTCCGTCTACAAGGAGCTGCCCCGGCCGGGCATGGACGAGGACTCGCCGCTGGCCACGGTGGCGGATCCCACCGACGAGAACGTCAGCGAGAACTACGGCGCCCTCAAGGCGCTCAGCGAGAAGGCGGCCGAGGCGGCCTTCCCCGGGCGCACCACCGTCATCCGCCCCGGCCTCATCGTGGGCCCGGATGACCCCACCCAGCGCTTCACCTACTGGCCGGTGCGCGTGGCGCGCGGTGGCGAGGTGCTCGCTCCTGGCGCCAACGGCGCGGACCCGGCGCAGTTCATCGACGTGCGGGACCTGGCCGAGTTCGCGCTCCTCACCGTCGAGAACCAGGACATCGGCACCTTCAACGCCACCGGCCCGGCCAGGCCGCTCACCATGGGGGAGCTGCTGGAGGCCTGCAAGAAGGCCAGCAACAGCGACGCCACCTTCACCTGGGCCGATGCCGGCTTCCTGGAGAAGCAGAACGTGAAGCCCTGGATGGACATGCCCGTCTGGGTGCCGCCCACGGGCGAGATGGCGGGCATGAGCAGCGTCAGCAACGCGCGGGCGGTGGCGCGCGGACTGAAGTTCCGCCCGGTGGTGGACACGGCGCGCGACACGCTGGCCTGGTTCAACGGGCTGCCCCCGGAGCGGCAGGCGGGGCTGGCGAAGCGGGCCGGCCTCACCCCGGAGCGCGAGCGCGAGGTGCTCGCCGCCTGGCACCAGCAACACACCGGCACGTCCCACGCGAGCCCGTGA
- a CDS encoding NTP/NDP exchange transporter — MLKRFVNVKDEEVGSVLLSFVYFFTLMCGYAILKPLRDEMATAKGVKNVSWLFTATFVVMLVAVPAFSALVSRWPRQRVIPLVYRFFLLNLLGFFGVLKLGVGGDHVARAFFVWVSVYNLFVVSVFWSFMADLFENEQGRRLFGFIAAGGTVGMLVGPFLVSLLAEPLGATNLMLFTAVLLEVSARCVRRLSRGGPTTQPRAAVAEAPVGGGIFAGLRLLFSSPLLLGLGLQILLYAATSTFLYNQQAHIVAGLASGTNARAAAFAGIEFWVQAFTLVLQVFVTGRLMTRFGLGLALAVAPLLTGLGFLGLAAVPTMGVLIGFKSLRNASHYAFERPGREVLFTSVDRETKYKSKGFIDTVVYRGSDTVSSWLYTGLDSLGLGAAGLALTAVPFAGLWLAVSLWLARLQQRFSARTGAEAPALAPTADAAR, encoded by the coding sequence ATGCTGAAGCGATTCGTGAACGTGAAGGACGAGGAGGTGGGCTCTGTCCTGCTGTCCTTCGTGTATTTCTTCACGCTGATGTGTGGCTACGCCATCCTCAAGCCGCTGCGGGACGAGATGGCGACGGCGAAGGGCGTGAAGAACGTGTCGTGGCTCTTCACGGCGACCTTCGTGGTGATGCTGGTGGCGGTGCCGGCCTTCTCGGCGCTGGTGTCGCGCTGGCCGAGGCAGCGGGTGATACCGCTGGTCTACCGCTTCTTCCTGCTCAACCTGCTGGGCTTCTTCGGGGTGCTGAAGCTGGGCGTGGGAGGGGACCACGTGGCGCGCGCCTTCTTCGTCTGGGTGAGCGTCTACAACCTCTTCGTCGTCTCCGTCTTCTGGAGCTTCATGGCGGACCTGTTCGAGAACGAGCAGGGCCGGAGGCTCTTCGGCTTCATCGCCGCGGGAGGCACGGTGGGGATGCTGGTGGGTCCCTTCCTCGTGAGTCTCCTGGCCGAGCCGTTGGGGGCGACGAACCTGATGCTCTTCACGGCGGTGTTGCTGGAGGTCAGCGCGCGGTGCGTGCGGCGGCTGTCGCGCGGGGGCCCCACCACGCAGCCCCGGGCGGCCGTCGCGGAGGCTCCGGTGGGGGGCGGCATCTTCGCGGGGTTGAGGCTGCTGTTCTCCTCGCCGCTGCTGTTGGGGCTGGGGCTGCAGATATTGCTCTACGCCGCCACCTCCACCTTCCTCTACAACCAGCAGGCCCACATCGTGGCCGGGCTGGCCTCCGGCACGAACGCGCGCGCGGCGGCCTTCGCGGGCATCGAGTTCTGGGTGCAGGCCTTCACGCTGGTGCTGCAGGTGTTTGTGACGGGGCGCCTCATGACGCGCTTTGGCCTGGGCCTGGCGCTGGCGGTGGCTCCGTTGCTCACCGGGCTCGGCTTCCTCGGGCTGGCGGCGGTGCCCACGATGGGGGTGCTCATCGGCTTCAAGTCGCTGCGCAACGCCTCGCACTACGCCTTCGAGCGCCCCGGCCGCGAGGTGCTCTTCACCAGCGTGGACCGCGAGACGAAGTACAAGTCCAAGGGCTTCATCGACACGGTGGTGTACCGGGGGAGCGACACGGTGAGCTCGTGGCTGTACACGGGGCTCGATTCGCTGGGGCTGGGCGCGGCCGGACTGGCGCTGACCGCGGTGCCCTTCGCGGGCCTGTGGCTCGCGGTGTCCCTGTGGCTCGCCCGGTTGCAGCAGCGCTTCTCCGCGCGCACTGGCGCCGAGGCCCCCGCGTTGGCTCCCACCGCGGACGCGGCTCGCTGA
- a CDS encoding pyridoxal phosphate-dependent aminotransferase, which yields MALDLTSLLGPARRDDTVGTMVRGLVGSEILRIAGEIRELVAQGKQVCNLTVGDFSPKEFPIPAALGEGIAAALKAGETNYPPSDGVLTLRQAVLRFYERTLGLKYPMESVLIAAGARPVIYGVFRAVMDPGDTVVYPVPSWNNNHYAHMVGAKHVTVVTDPAHGFMPTAEQLAPHLPEARLLCLCSPLNPTGTMISPEALKDIGQRVVEENRKREAQGRKPLIVMYDQIYWTLSFGQTKHVTPLELVPELAPYTVFVDGISKAFAATGVRVGWSLGPPSIISRMKDVLGHVGAWAPKAEQVAVARFLDDVPATTSYLEGMRKRVDERLVALHQGFAAMREAGLPVRSIAPQGAIYLSAQFDLIGKAGLKTNEEIRKLLLDKAGFALVPFQAFGLKDDTGWFRLSVGAVSMEEIKAALPRVEAVLRQVMGK from the coding sequence ATGGCTCTTGATCTCACCTCCCTGCTTGGCCCTGCTCGACGGGACGACACCGTTGGCACGATGGTGCGTGGCCTCGTCGGCAGCGAAATCCTCCGCATCGCCGGAGAGATTCGCGAGCTGGTGGCCCAGGGCAAACAGGTGTGCAACCTCACCGTGGGAGACTTCAGCCCCAAGGAGTTCCCCATCCCCGCGGCGCTGGGGGAGGGCATCGCCGCGGCCTTGAAGGCGGGCGAGACGAACTACCCGCCCTCGGATGGTGTGTTGACGCTCCGGCAGGCGGTGCTGCGCTTCTACGAGCGCACGCTGGGCCTGAAGTATCCGATGGAGAGCGTGCTCATCGCCGCGGGCGCCCGGCCGGTCATCTACGGCGTCTTCCGGGCGGTGATGGATCCGGGCGACACGGTCGTCTACCCGGTGCCCTCGTGGAACAACAACCACTACGCGCACATGGTGGGGGCGAAGCACGTGACGGTGGTGACGGACCCCGCCCACGGTTTCATGCCCACGGCGGAGCAACTTGCGCCGCACCTGCCCGAGGCGCGACTGCTATGCCTTTGCAGCCCGCTCAACCCCACGGGGACGATGATCTCCCCCGAGGCGCTGAAGGACATCGGCCAGCGGGTGGTGGAGGAGAACCGCAAGCGCGAGGCGCAGGGGCGCAAGCCGCTCATCGTGATGTACGACCAGATCTACTGGACGCTCTCGTTCGGCCAGACGAAGCACGTGACGCCGCTGGAGCTGGTGCCGGAGCTGGCGCCGTACACGGTGTTCGTGGATGGAATCTCGAAGGCGTTCGCGGCCACGGGCGTGCGAGTGGGCTGGTCGTTGGGGCCGCCGTCGATCATCTCGAGGATGAAGGACGTGCTGGGGCACGTGGGGGCGTGGGCGCCGAAGGCCGAGCAGGTGGCGGTGGCGCGCTTCCTGGATGACGTGCCGGCCACGACGAGCTACCTGGAGGGGATGCGGAAGCGGGTGGACGAGCGGCTGGTGGCGCTGCACCAGGGCTTCGCGGCGATGCGGGAGGCGGGGTTGCCGGTGCGGTCCATCGCGCCGCAGGGGGCCATCTACCTGTCGGCGCAGTTCGATCTGATCGGCAAGGCGGGGCTGAAGACGAACGAGGAGATCCGCAAGTTGTTGCTCGACAAGGCGGGCTTCGCGCTGGTGCCGTTCCAGGCGTTCGGTCTGAAGGATGACACGGGCTGGTTCCGTCTGTCGGTGGGAGCGGTGTCGATGGAGGAGATCAAGGCGGCGCTGCCGAGGGTCGAGGCGGTCCTTCGTCAGGTGATGGGCAAGTAG
- a CDS encoding CHRD domain-containing protein, with protein MHTRNTNRWAVLTLVGAGLLALAGCGSDKYVATTQLTGANEAPSPVTTNATGTATAMLDGDTLTITGSFNGLGSDLHVVSGSSAHVHKGAAGTAGPVVFPLTITSTDQRNGTFTGTQELSGDEQEDFKNGLYYVNVHTATNQGGEIRGQFVPLRQDD; from the coding sequence ATGCACACGCGAAACACGAACCGTTGGGCGGTGCTGACGTTGGTGGGGGCGGGGCTGCTGGCGCTCGCCGGCTGCGGAAGTGACAAGTACGTGGCAACCACCCAGCTCACGGGTGCCAACGAGGCGCCCAGCCCGGTGACGACCAACGCCACCGGCACGGCCACCGCCATGCTCGATGGCGACACGCTCACCATCACCGGCAGCTTCAACGGGTTGGGGAGCGACCTGCACGTGGTGTCCGGCAGCTCGGCCCACGTTCACAAGGGGGCCGCGGGTACCGCCGGTCCCGTCGTCTTCCCTCTCACCATCACCAGCACCGACCAGCGTAACGGCACCTTCACCGGTACCCAGGAGCTCAGCGGTGATGAGCAGGAAGACTTCAAGAACGGGCTCTACTACGTGAACGTCCACACGGCCACCAACCAGGGCGGGGAGATCCGCGGTCAGTTCGTGCCGCTCCGGCAGGACGACTGA
- a CDS encoding AMIN-like domain-containing (lipo)protein: MKVFGRWMPVLGLAACLATAGCKKEEPAAARPEPTSPAEPTPSGTKAPENTPPPPEPAAPAGQPANAGAGAPEDAGAAPAPTPSGSQAGQAEDPKGREWTASRMDIKRSGQAPVTLREVRAARNEGFDRVVFQFDGDQVPGYHVEYVDKPVIKCGSGDPTELAGQGWLQVRIQPAQAHADGKATVTERERKPALPVLAELEQTCDFEGEVTWVLGVQHPNKYRVMELHGPTRLVVDVQH; this comes from the coding sequence ATGAAGGTGTTTGGACGCTGGATGCCGGTACTGGGGCTCGCGGCCTGCCTCGCGACGGCGGGCTGCAAGAAGGAGGAGCCGGCCGCCGCCCGGCCCGAGCCCACTTCCCCCGCCGAGCCCACCCCGTCTGGGACGAAGGCCCCGGAGAATACGCCCCCGCCCCCGGAGCCCGCCGCTCCCGCCGGTCAGCCCGCCAATGCCGGTGCGGGAGCCCCCGAGGATGCCGGTGCCGCACCCGCCCCCACGCCCTCGGGCTCGCAGGCCGGCCAGGCCGAGGATCCGAAGGGCCGCGAGTGGACCGCGAGCCGCATGGACATCAAGCGCTCCGGCCAGGCACCCGTGACGCTGCGCGAGGTACGCGCGGCCCGCAACGAGGGCTTCGATCGCGTCGTGTTCCAGTTCGACGGCGACCAGGTGCCCGGCTACCACGTCGAGTACGTCGACAAGCCCGTCATCAAGTGCGGCTCCGGAGACCCCACCGAACTGGCCGGCCAGGGCTGGCTGCAGGTGCGCATCCAGCCGGCCCAGGCTCACGCGGACGGCAAGGCCACGGTCACCGAGCGTGAGCGCAAGCCCGCCCTGCCCGTCCTCGCCGAGCTGGAGCAGACGTGCGACTTCGAGGGCGAGGTCACCTGGGTGCTCGGCGTGCAGCACCCCAACAAGTACCGGGTGATGGAGCTGCACGGGCCCACGCGCCTCGTGGTGGACGTGCAGCACTGA